From a region of the Streptomyces sp. NBC_00193 genome:
- a CDS encoding type I polyketide synthase, producing the protein MSDARPDAGGARAGSDPHEEAGAEIEAVAVVGMAGRFPGARTTEEFWDHLVAGRDCLEELDDTELLTAGVPASALAGPGYVRRAAALDGFAEFDAEFFGLPPSVAAAMDPQQRLFLESCWHALEDAGHDPAARDGAVGVFAAPSFSGYFGYNLLSHHDPRVLLGSGTSPALIHALTLTDPNFFATRVAHALDLRGPALTVQTACSGSLVAVHLACQSLLSGETDLALAGGMTVKVPHRAGYLHEPGSMMSADGFCRPFDAAANGTVFGSGGGVVALKRLSDALADGDRIRAVVRGTAVNNDGSLKMGFTAPSVEMQAAVIAEALAVAGLEPHEVGYVEAHGTGTVLGDPVETAALRQALDPAGDRTAPCLIGSAKGNIGHLEAASGVVGLIKAVLALEHRTLPATAHFTAPNPELGLGDGPFEVVAATRQWTGPGPLVAGVSSLGVGGTNAHVVLTEAPHAPPRRTPAPTPAAVPAAAPDAAPVLLVSARTPEALRDAARELAGAIGPDTDLMDVAHTLAGRRAFGFRAAVSARSPERAAALLRADRPAVRVAAAPPAPVLLLPGQGSPYPRMGEGLYRAGGVFRRELDRCAELFAAGTGRDPRDAVFRGDAADLLRTDVAQPALFCVEYALARTLESHGVRPAALAGHSVGEFAAACLAGVMELPDAVRLVAARGRLMHAAPAGTMLSVRTAPEQVLARLDGSGLELAAVNEPGACVVAGPPEQAAAFSALMTTEGFTVTALRTPHAFHTAAMDEAAERFAELAGRVPLSAPAVPLLSNVTGDWMTDAEATDPERWARQMRSTVRWSDCVRTLLTGTGPDGPGRALVETGPGRTLASAARRVPGWSDAHLAVSAMRHPEERIDDGEALSRALGALWETGVEVDWSGTRHGRERRVPLPGYPFRRVRHWIDPAEPARPAGAGARAEVRERPRTAEQRAEVTPEGAGRGAAEVLAGIWAEVLGVASVRPDEDFFDLGGDSVLAARVCGRAQAFGLDLTPKDVFEHPTVSRLAVRVS; encoded by the coding sequence ATGAGCGACGCACGGCCGGACGCCGGCGGGGCACGGGCGGGCTCGGATCCCCATGAGGAGGCCGGGGCCGAGATCGAGGCCGTCGCCGTCGTGGGGATGGCGGGCCGGTTCCCCGGGGCCCGCACCACGGAGGAGTTCTGGGACCACCTGGTCGCCGGTCGGGACTGCCTGGAGGAGCTCGACGACACGGAGCTGCTGACCGCCGGGGTACCCGCCTCGGCGCTCGCCGGGCCGGGCTACGTCCGGCGGGCGGCGGCCCTCGACGGGTTCGCGGAGTTCGACGCGGAGTTCTTCGGGCTGCCGCCCTCCGTGGCCGCGGCCATGGACCCCCAGCAGCGGCTGTTCCTGGAAAGCTGCTGGCACGCCCTGGAGGACGCGGGGCACGACCCGGCCGCGCGGGACGGCGCGGTCGGGGTGTTCGCGGCCCCTTCCTTCAGCGGCTACTTCGGCTACAACCTGCTCTCGCACCACGATCCCCGGGTCCTGCTCGGCTCCGGCACGTCCCCCGCCCTGATCCACGCCCTGACGCTGACCGACCCGAACTTCTTCGCCACCCGGGTCGCGCACGCACTGGACCTGCGGGGCCCCGCGCTCACCGTGCAGACCGCGTGCTCCGGTTCGCTGGTGGCCGTGCACCTGGCCTGCCAGAGCCTGCTGTCCGGGGAGACGGACCTCGCGCTCGCGGGCGGGATGACGGTGAAGGTCCCGCACCGCGCGGGCTATCTGCACGAGCCCGGTTCGATGATGTCCGCGGACGGCTTCTGCCGGCCCTTCGACGCGGCCGCGAACGGCACCGTCTTCGGCAGCGGCGGCGGGGTGGTCGCCCTCAAGCGGCTCTCCGACGCGCTCGCCGACGGGGACCGGATCCGCGCGGTCGTGCGCGGCACCGCCGTCAACAACGACGGCTCCCTCAAGATGGGGTTCACCGCGCCCAGCGTCGAGATGCAGGCCGCGGTGATCGCCGAGGCGCTGGCGGTGGCCGGACTGGAACCGCACGAGGTCGGCTACGTCGAGGCGCACGGCACCGGCACCGTCCTGGGGGACCCGGTCGAGACGGCTGCGCTGCGCCAGGCCCTCGACCCGGCGGGTGACCGGACGGCTCCCTGCCTGATCGGGTCGGCCAAGGGAAACATCGGCCACCTGGAGGCCGCCTCCGGGGTCGTCGGACTGATCAAGGCGGTCCTGGCGCTGGAGCACCGGACCCTCCCGGCGACTGCGCACTTCACCGCGCCCAATCCGGAACTCGGCCTGGGGGACGGTCCGTTCGAGGTGGTGGCCGCGACCCGGCAGTGGACCGGACCGGGTCCGCTGGTGGCCGGGGTCAGCTCGCTGGGCGTCGGGGGCACCAACGCCCACGTGGTGCTGACCGAGGCCCCGCACGCCCCGCCCCGCCGGACCCCGGCTCCGACTCCGGCTGCTGTCCCGGCCGCCGCCCCGGACGCCGCTCCGGTGCTGCTGGTCAGTGCCCGTACGCCCGAGGCACTGCGGGACGCGGCACGGGAACTGGCCGGGGCCATCGGCCCGGACACCGACCTCATGGACGTGGCCCACACCCTGGCCGGGCGCCGGGCCTTCGGATTCCGGGCCGCGGTCTCCGCCCGGTCCCCGGAGCGGGCCGCCGCACTGCTGCGCGCCGACCGCCCCGCGGTGCGGGTGGCCGCCGCCCCGCCCGCGCCGGTGCTGCTGCTGCCCGGGCAGGGGTCTCCGTACCCGCGCATGGGCGAGGGCCTGTACCGGGCCGGCGGGGTCTTCCGCCGCGAACTGGACCGCTGCGCGGAGCTGTTCGCCGCCGGGACCGGCCGGGACCCGCGGGACGCGGTGTTCCGCGGGGACGCGGCGGACTTGCTGCGCACCGACGTGGCCCAGCCCGCGCTGTTCTGCGTCGAGTACGCGCTGGCGCGGACCCTGGAGAGCCACGGGGTGCGCCCGGCGGCCCTCGCCGGGCACAGCGTGGGCGAGTTCGCCGCGGCCTGCCTCGCCGGGGTGATGGAACTCCCCGACGCCGTACGGCTGGTGGCGGCCCGGGGCCGGCTCATGCACGCGGCCCCCGCGGGCACGATGCTCTCGGTGCGCACGGCCCCCGAGCAGGTGCTCGCCCGGCTCGACGGGAGCGGACTGGAGCTGGCCGCGGTGAACGAGCCCGGGGCCTGCGTGGTCGCCGGGCCGCCCGAGCAGGCCGCCGCGTTCTCGGCGCTGATGACCACGGAGGGTTTCACGGTCACGGCGCTGCGCACCCCGCACGCGTTCCACACGGCGGCCATGGACGAGGCCGCGGAGCGGTTCGCCGAACTGGCCGGCCGGGTCCCGCTGTCCGCCCCCGCCGTCCCGCTGCTGTCGAACGTGACCGGCGACTGGATGACCGACGCCGAGGCCACCGACCCGGAGCGGTGGGCCCGCCAGATGCGCTCCACGGTGCGCTGGTCGGACTGCGTACGGACCCTGCTGACCGGGACCGGCCCGGACGGTCCGGGCCGGGCGCTGGTCGAGACGGGCCCCGGGCGGACGCTCGCCTCGGCGGCCCGGCGGGTCCCGGGCTGGTCGGACGCACACCTGGCGGTGAGCGCCATGCGCCACCCCGAGGAGCGGATCGACGACGGTGAGGCGCTGTCGCGGGCGCTGGGGGCCCTCTGGGAGACCGGGGTGGAGGTGGACTGGTCCGGGACCCGGCACGGGCGGGAGCGCCGGGTGCCGCTGCCGGGCTATCCCTTCCGGCGGGTGCGGCACTGGATCGATCCCGCGGAACCCGCACGGCCGGCCGGGGCCGGGGCCCGGGCCGAGGTCCGGGAGCGGCCGCGGACGGCGGAGCAGCGGGCCGAGGTGACCCCCGAGGGGGCGGGCCGCGGCGCCGCCGAGGTGCTGGCCGGGATCTGGGCGGAGGTGCTGGGCGTGGCGTCGGTCAGGCCGGACGAGGACTTCTTCGACCTGGGGGGCGATTCGGTGCTGGCCGCGCGCGTCTGCGGGCGGGCGCAGGCCTTCGGACTGGATCTCACGCCCAAGGACGTCTTCGAACATCCCACCGTGTCACGGCTTGCGGTCAGGGTCTCCTGA
- a CDS encoding type I polyketide synthase — protein MENTEMLFALSARSPGALRENAGRLARWLTADGARVPLADVAHTLAVRRAHLAERLVVRATDRAVLAALLETVADGGEPGPLAVRGSLSDTRPASPVFVFSGHGSQWDGMGAELLSREPAFAAVIDALEGVVREESGHDLRTLITRDGLAGSGMDQVQPAVYALQVGLAAVFRERGVLPAAVIGHSMGEIAAAVVSGALTPEDGARIVCRRSLLMERRLAGTGATALVELDAAEARRRLTGRPGISVAVHSSPRACVVAGLPDAVEAFVAECRAEGLLARLVPGVRIGAHSPLVDPLLGELTAALGDIEPGTPRVAYYSCTSEDPRERPALDAGYWAANLRRPVRLTEAVRAAAEDGLRVFMEVSPHPVVAQSVLETVLKTDGVHRGRSTVLGTLGRGAPTGASLAGALATLHCAGVTLPRQSVPAGRPAELPAYAWQHQSFPRPRRAPVDSPAHPLLGHRITLPGTPVRHVWQSRVGADRLPWLDDHRVQGTPVLPGTAYAELALACACEAFGAGPDRVEVSGLDLARVLPLDRPATLTTTLEEDPEGDGGTVTVVAGTGAGSTGAVLARARVALVAARAPGLVREEREEPHDGGDGGDGTPHDPRELYAALRALGQEHGPAFAGVTGVRVGGGFAVSRVARPAVLAADGRWRFHPALLDACLHGLGSLMPEGTRGTYLPTGVERLRVTGTPGDVLVCRARLRPGLAGTLSADVEITDPGGAPVARLTGVRLSPVGEEALPVDVAPLLRHVRWETAPGPDSSPDSGPDSGPGTERRRLLVSGDPDGTVTAALSAAGVTCARVGPDGPWDAAGQVDGVVLTAWAGPDPDPSPDVPGSAEERVHSALRLVSGLLRRYEDTGTPPPPLTVLTVRAQPVREGEEPDPGQAALRAVVRTLRQERPELRARIVDLDGTGAPPVAEILDLDGPDEVAWRDGRRHVARLVAGAPPAGRAGHPGQAADGGGRGRVVVRPGGGYLVTGGTRGLGLATARWLAEGGAGAVVLGGRGALGPEAALELERIRALGTRVELVTGDVAAPGTAARMADVLAAAGVRLRGVVHTAAVLEDALVTEPDGGRLHRVWSPKATGAWRLHEATERAELDWWIGFSSLASLVGSAGQAEYAAANAFLDSVVALRRSRGMTALAVNWGPWEEIGAVRGRTVPGLGKLTPREGFAALEALLAGDAAHAGVARLTGSAFVEAYPQTRTSSFLSALAEAAGPGSAAKSGFDGAALAALPDGARRAAVRARTLLSVGRVLGFTDPGRIADRPLVHLGLDSLAAVRIKNALFEDFAVDVPVARLLQGASAADLAVLVTDALVGGSEGADSIERTAGGSVGEAGGAGGAVGAGGARPGAAPGAVRDATRRAAARTALAGAGRTRRRDARDVREVRDIRDARRSGS, from the coding sequence ATGGAAAACACCGAGATGCTCTTCGCGCTCTCCGCCCGCTCGCCGGGGGCCCTGCGCGAGAACGCCGGCCGGCTGGCCCGCTGGCTGACCGCCGACGGCGCCCGCGTCCCCCTGGCCGACGTGGCCCACACCCTCGCGGTGCGCCGCGCCCACCTCGCCGAACGCCTCGTGGTCCGGGCCACCGACCGCGCGGTGCTCGCCGCACTGCTGGAGACCGTCGCCGACGGCGGGGAGCCCGGGCCCCTCGCCGTGCGCGGCAGCCTGTCGGACACCCGGCCCGCCTCCCCGGTGTTCGTCTTCTCGGGCCACGGTTCGCAGTGGGACGGCATGGGTGCCGAACTCCTGTCCCGTGAACCGGCGTTCGCCGCCGTCATCGACGCCCTCGAAGGGGTCGTGCGGGAGGAGAGCGGCCACGACCTGCGCACGCTGATCACGCGGGACGGCCTGGCGGGGTCCGGGATGGACCAGGTGCAGCCCGCCGTGTACGCCCTCCAGGTGGGCCTCGCCGCGGTGTTCCGCGAACGGGGCGTCCTGCCCGCCGCCGTGATCGGCCACTCGATGGGCGAGATCGCCGCCGCCGTGGTCTCCGGAGCCCTGACCCCGGAGGACGGGGCGCGGATCGTGTGCCGCCGCTCCCTGCTGATGGAGCGCCGGCTGGCCGGAACCGGAGCCACGGCCCTGGTGGAGCTGGACGCCGCCGAGGCGCGGCGCCGGCTCACCGGCCGGCCGGGCATCTCCGTCGCCGTGCACTCCTCGCCGCGGGCCTGCGTGGTGGCGGGGCTTCCGGACGCCGTCGAGGCCTTCGTGGCCGAGTGCCGCGCGGAGGGTCTGCTGGCCCGCCTGGTACCGGGCGTGCGGATCGGCGCGCACAGCCCGCTCGTCGACCCCCTGCTCGGCGAACTCACCGCCGCACTGGGCGACATCGAGCCGGGCACGCCCCGGGTCGCCTACTACAGCTGCACCTCGGAGGACCCGAGGGAGCGGCCCGCCCTCGACGCCGGGTACTGGGCGGCGAACCTGCGCCGGCCCGTGCGGCTGACCGAGGCCGTACGGGCCGCCGCCGAGGACGGGCTGCGCGTCTTCATGGAGGTGTCGCCGCACCCCGTGGTCGCCCAGTCGGTCCTGGAGACCGTGCTGAAGACGGACGGCGTGCACCGCGGCCGGAGCACGGTGCTGGGCACGCTCGGCCGCGGCGCCCCGACGGGTGCCTCGCTCGCGGGCGCCCTCGCGACCCTGCACTGCGCGGGGGTGACGCTGCCCCGGCAGAGCGTCCCGGCGGGGCGGCCGGCCGAACTGCCTGCCTACGCCTGGCAGCACCAGTCCTTCCCGCGGCCCCGCCGCGCCCCAGTGGACTCCCCGGCGCATCCGCTGCTCGGCCACCGGATCACCCTGCCGGGCACGCCCGTCCGCCATGTCTGGCAGAGCCGGGTCGGCGCCGACCGGCTGCCGTGGCTCGACGACCACCGGGTCCAGGGCACGCCGGTGCTGCCGGGCACCGCGTACGCGGAACTCGCCCTGGCCTGCGCCTGCGAGGCGTTCGGTGCCGGGCCGGACCGGGTGGAGGTCAGCGGGCTCGACCTGGCCCGGGTCCTGCCCCTGGACCGGCCCGCGACCCTCACCACCACCTTGGAGGAGGACCCCGAAGGAGACGGCGGCACCGTCACCGTGGTCGCCGGGACCGGCGCCGGCAGCACCGGGGCGGTGCTGGCCCGTGCCCGGGTGGCCCTCGTGGCCGCCCGCGCACCCGGCCTCGTACGGGAGGAACGGGAGGAACCGCACGACGGCGGGGACGGCGGGGACGGCACGCCGCACGATCCGCGGGAGCTCTACGCGGCCCTGCGCGCGCTGGGCCAGGAGCACGGGCCCGCCTTCGCCGGGGTCACCGGGGTACGGGTGGGCGGGGGCTTCGCCGTCAGCCGGGTGGCCCGGCCGGCCGTGCTGGCCGCTGACGGCCGGTGGCGCTTCCACCCGGCCCTCCTCGACGCCTGCCTGCACGGGCTGGGCTCGCTGATGCCGGAGGGCACGCGGGGCACGTACCTGCCGACCGGGGTGGAGCGGCTCCGGGTCACCGGGACCCCGGGGGACGTGCTCGTCTGCCGGGCCCGGCTGCGCCCCGGCCTCGCGGGCACCCTGTCCGCCGACGTGGAGATCACGGACCCCGGGGGCGCGCCCGTCGCCCGGCTGACCGGCGTCCGGCTCAGCCCGGTCGGCGAGGAGGCGCTGCCCGTCGACGTGGCGCCCCTGCTGCGCCACGTGCGCTGGGAGACCGCGCCCGGGCCGGACTCCTCGCCGGACTCCGGGCCGGACTCCGGGCCGGGCACGGAGCGGCGACGGCTGCTCGTGAGCGGCGACCCGGACGGCACGGTGACCGCCGCCCTGTCGGCCGCCGGGGTCACCTGCGCACGCGTCGGCCCGGACGGGCCCTGGGATGCCGCCGGGCAGGTGGACGGCGTGGTGCTGACCGCCTGGGCCGGACCGGACCCGGACCCGTCCCCGGACGTGCCCGGCTCCGCCGAGGAGCGGGTGCACTCGGCGCTCAGGCTCGTCTCGGGGCTGCTGCGCCGGTACGAGGACACCGGCACGCCGCCGCCCCCGCTGACCGTGCTGACCGTGCGCGCCCAGCCGGTGCGGGAGGGCGAGGAGCCCGATCCGGGCCAGGCGGCGCTGCGCGCGGTCGTCCGTACGCTGCGCCAGGAGCGGCCCGAACTCCGGGCGCGCATCGTCGACCTGGACGGGACGGGGGCCCCGCCCGTGGCCGAGATCCTCGACCTGGACGGCCCGGACGAGGTCGCCTGGCGGGACGGGCGGCGCCATGTGGCGCGCCTGGTCGCCGGAGCACCGCCGGCCGGGCGGGCGGGGCACCCCGGGCAGGCCGCCGACGGCGGCGGCCGGGGCCGTGTGGTGGTGCGGCCGGGGGGCGGCTACCTCGTCACCGGCGGCACGCGCGGCCTGGGCCTCGCCACCGCCCGCTGGCTCGCCGAAGGCGGCGCGGGGGCCGTGGTCCTGGGCGGCCGCGGCGCGTTGGGACCGGAAGCCGCCCTGGAGCTGGAGCGGATCCGGGCCCTGGGCACCCGCGTCGAGCTGGTCACGGGGGACGTGGCCGCGCCGGGGACCGCCGCACGCATGGCGGACGTACTGGCGGCGGCGGGCGTACGGCTGCGCGGGGTGGTGCACACCGCGGCCGTACTGGAGGACGCGCTGGTCACCGAGCCCGACGGAGGCCGGCTGCACCGGGTGTGGTCGCCGAAGGCCACGGGTGCCTGGCGCCTGCACGAGGCCACCGAGCGGGCCGAACTCGACTGGTGGATCGGCTTCTCCTCGCTGGCCTCCCTGGTCGGCTCGGCCGGCCAGGCCGAATACGCGGCGGCCAACGCCTTCCTCGACTCCGTGGTGGCGCTCCGGCGGTCCCGGGGCATGACCGCGCTCGCGGTCAACTGGGGCCCGTGGGAGGAGATCGGCGCCGTGCGCGGCCGCACCGTTCCCGGGCTGGGCAAGCTCACCCCGCGCGAGGGCTTCGCGGCGCTGGAGGCACTGCTGGCCGGTGACGCGGCCCACGCCGGGGTGGCCCGGCTGACCGGCTCCGCCTTCGTCGAGGCCTATCCGCAGACGCGCACCTCCTCGTTCCTCTCCGCCCTGGCGGAGGCGGCCGGTCCGGGGTCCGCCGCGAAGTCCGGTTTCGACGGGGCGGCCCTGGCCGCGCTGCCGGACGGGGCGCGGCGGGCGGCCGTACGTGCCCGGACGCTGCTGAGCGTCGGACGGGTGCTCGGCTTCACGGACCCCGGCCGGATCGCCGACCGTCCGCTCGTGCACCTGGGACTGGACTCGCTGGCCGCCGTACGGATCAAGAACGCGCTGTTCGAGGACTTCGCGGTGGACGTGCCGGTGGCACGGCTGCTCCAGGGGGCCAGCGCCGCGGATCTGGCGGTGCTGGTGACGGACGCCCTCGTTGGGGGCTCCGAGGGGGCCGACAGCATCGAGCGCACCGCCGGAGGAAGCGTCGGTGAGGCCGGTGGGGCTGGTGGGGCCGTCGGGGCCGGTGGGGCTCGCCCTGGCGCGGCGCCCGGCGCCGTACGCGATGCCACGCGCCGGGCGGCCGCCCGGACCGCCCTGGCCGGAGCCGGCCGGACGCGACGCCGCGACGCACGGGACGTGCGCGAGGTACGGGACATACGGGATGCACGGAGGAGCGGTTCATGA
- a CDS encoding LuxR C-terminal-related transcriptional regulator, translating to MTSAASAADIPLDRVARPLTVVLSSAVGVEDLSRLGPLLADPATHVVLVLRSLLQDQLDTAQWVLADVVLRLEDLLGAELDEVLTPHRRGTVAVSPEALRQVVRLASAAPESESRRPKLTERETETLWGVAQGMSNRQIARAMGISEHGAKRHLANVMGKLNCQNRTSAVAVALRSGLLELSDVGRDVS from the coding sequence GTGACATCGGCCGCCTCCGCCGCGGACATTCCGCTCGACCGGGTGGCCCGGCCCCTGACCGTCGTCCTCTCATCGGCCGTGGGCGTGGAGGACCTCTCCCGGCTCGGCCCGCTGCTCGCCGACCCGGCCACGCACGTCGTGCTGGTCCTGCGCTCCCTGCTGCAGGACCAGCTCGACACCGCCCAATGGGTGCTCGCCGACGTGGTGTTGCGCCTCGAGGACCTGCTGGGCGCCGAACTCGACGAAGTGCTCACCCCGCACCGGCGCGGCACCGTGGCCGTATCGCCCGAGGCATTGCGCCAGGTCGTACGGCTGGCCTCCGCCGCGCCCGAGAGCGAGAGCCGCCGGCCGAAGCTCACCGAGCGCGAGACGGAGACCCTCTGGGGCGTGGCCCAGGGGATGAGCAACCGCCAGATCGCCCGGGCCATGGGCATCAGCGAGCACGGCGCCAAGCGCCATCTCGCCAACGTGATGGGCAAGTTGAACTGCCAGAACCGGACCTCGGCCGTCGCCGTCGCACTGCGCAGCGGGCTGCTGGAACTGAGCGACGTGGGCAGAGACGTCTCCTGA
- a CDS encoding MFS transporter: protein MLALLCTAQFMLIVDVTVVNVALPTIGGELGLNAGALTWVVTAYTLFFGSLLLLGGRLGDLLGRRRMFLVGLTLFTAASLASGLAESGGVLITARAVQGIGAAVMSPAAMALIMTVFQGPERNRALGVWAAIGATGAAFGVLLGGVLVSGPGWESIFFVNVPIGLAVLVAVPALVKETTTAGHGTGHAAAHAPEHGGHGTGHGPGHGHGHEAPAHEAAAHGHHTPAHGQHEHGQSHGHGHAAAPTGFDLPGALTMTATPALLIYGLAQARDNGFGDIGAWLPLLGALLGAVLFVVAERSAAAPLVRLPFLARRSLIGGCLLMLAASGVLISAFFLCSLYLQHVLGFSALRTGLTFLPAALATLVGAHLGSQAVARLGWRATATGGMAVAVAGALLLTGLERDGNAWTQVMPGFILLSFGLGIGFVCAITSSMHGVEHKDAGLGSGLVNTCHELGASLGIAVVAAVAGASLEGTTPSVDGFGSAFTTCAVIAAVAAVAGLTLLPKGRPDPSAGPVFAH, encoded by the coding sequence ATCCTCGCGCTGCTGTGCACGGCACAGTTCATGCTCATCGTCGACGTCACCGTGGTGAACGTCGCACTGCCCACCATCGGCGGCGAACTGGGGCTGAACGCAGGTGCGCTGACCTGGGTGGTCACCGCGTACACGCTGTTCTTCGGCAGCCTGCTGCTGCTCGGCGGCCGACTCGGCGACCTGCTCGGCCGGCGCCGGATGTTCCTGGTGGGCCTCACGCTCTTCACCGCGGCCTCGCTGGCTTCCGGGCTGGCCGAGAGCGGCGGCGTACTGATCACCGCGAGGGCCGTGCAGGGCATCGGCGCGGCCGTGATGTCGCCGGCGGCCATGGCGCTGATCATGACGGTGTTCCAAGGGCCCGAACGTAACCGGGCGCTCGGGGTCTGGGCCGCGATCGGCGCCACCGGCGCCGCCTTCGGCGTCCTGCTGGGCGGGGTGCTGGTGTCCGGTCCGGGCTGGGAGTCGATCTTCTTCGTCAACGTGCCGATCGGCCTCGCCGTCCTGGTGGCGGTTCCCGCCCTCGTCAAGGAGACGACGACCGCCGGACACGGAACCGGCCACGCGGCGGCCCACGCACCCGAGCACGGCGGGCACGGCACGGGACACGGACCCGGCCACGGCCACGGCCACGAGGCCCCGGCGCACGAGGCCGCAGCCCACGGCCACCACACCCCGGCCCACGGTCAGCACGAGCACGGCCAGAGCCACGGCCACGGCCACGCCGCAGCCCCGACCGGGTTCGACCTGCCGGGTGCGCTGACGATGACGGCCACCCCCGCCCTGCTCATCTACGGCCTCGCCCAGGCCCGGGACAACGGATTCGGCGACATCGGCGCCTGGCTCCCGCTCCTGGGCGCGCTCCTCGGAGCCGTGCTGTTCGTCGTCGCGGAGCGCTCCGCCGCCGCACCCCTGGTACGGCTCCCGTTCCTGGCCCGGCGCTCGCTCATCGGCGGCTGCCTGCTGATGCTCGCCGCGTCCGGGGTCCTGATCTCGGCGTTCTTCCTGTGCTCGCTCTACCTCCAGCACGTCCTCGGCTTCAGCGCCCTGCGCACCGGCCTGACCTTCCTGCCGGCCGCCCTGGCCACCCTCGTCGGCGCGCACCTCGGCTCGCAGGCCGTGGCGCGGCTGGGATGGCGGGCGACCGCCACCGGCGGCATGGCGGTCGCCGTGGCCGGGGCGCTCCTGCTGACCGGTCTGGAGCGGGACGGCAACGCGTGGACCCAGGTCATGCCGGGCTTCATCCTGCTCTCGTTCGGGCTGGGCATCGGCTTCGTCTGCGCCATCACCAGTTCCATGCACGGCGTCGAGCACAAGGACGCGGGACTGGGCTCCGGCCTGGTCAACACCTGCCACGAACTGGGCGCATCCCTGGGCATCGCCGTGGTCGCGGCGGTGGCCGGCGCGAGCCTCGAAGGCACCACCCCGTCGGTCGACGGCTTCGGCAGCGCCTTCACGACCTGTGCGGTCATCGCCGCCGTGGCGGCCGTGGCCGGCCTGACGCTGCTCCCCAAGGGTCGGCCCGACCCCTCGGCCGGTCCGGTGTTCGCCCACTGA